A genomic region of Anas platyrhynchos isolate ZD024472 breed Pekin duck chromosome 9, IASCAAS_PekinDuck_T2T, whole genome shotgun sequence contains the following coding sequences:
- the LOC113841747 gene encoding ubiquitin carboxyl-terminal hydrolase 42-like: protein MTVVKKPKSSKSKKPSSRRSGKSKKPSTKILMSRTANWGQIPPAEGSSQVSVAQGRGGAIYCRSSEKSKAFAPRDLIVNDGIAPPQSILFPPEKICMDWRETQSVGVGLYNLGNTCFLNATLQCLTYTPPLANYMLSLEHGQSCREQDFCMMCTMETHINQALRCTVDAIEPTHVISNLSRIGQHFRFGSQEDAHEFLRYTVDAMQEACLNGSTELDRSSQATTIIHQIFGGFLRSRVKCLNCKAVSDTYEAFLDITLDIKAVSSVTRALELFVKPEELGGENCYKCSECNKMVPASKRFTIHRSSKVLTISLKRFADFTGGKINKEVKYPEYLDLRAYMSQSMGEPLLYALYAVLVHHGVSCHSGHYICYVKAGNGLWYQMNDAKVVRTDIKRVLGQQAYILFYIRRYDLTLGERAFYLPAPSYPCSFPPGQQGANSKQAGFMGPRLLPHMIKNSSRLNGNGSIKEDAKTTGVTLKRPSSAPPMACVQNQTITRPSITDPSRKQKITTSIHNKLPARRTVSQPDCLSSAAEDEDLYQAVPSSTITNSMPGAMPSVNREIITESLTASQLNSLSEETR, encoded by the exons ATGACCGTAGTTAAGAAGCCCAAATCTTCAAAGTCTAAAAAGCCCTCTTCAAGGCGGTCTGGCAAATCCAAGAAACCAAGTACTAAAATACTGATGTCACGCACCGCAAACTGGGGCCAGATACCGCCTGCAGAAGGTTCAAGCCAAGTCTCTGTGGCCCAAGGACGTGGAGGTGCTATTTACTGtagatcatctgaaaaatctaaggCTTTTGCCCCAAGAGATCTAA tcgttaatgatggaattgctccaccacagagcattctttttccacctgagaagatttgtatggattggcgagaaacacaaagtgttggAGTTGGCCTGTACAATCTTGGCAacacatgttttcttaatgctactCTACAGTGTTTGACCTACACACCCCCACTTGCCAATTACATGCTTTCTCTCGAGCACGGCCAGTCAT gtCGTGAACAAGATTTTTGCATGATGTGCACAATGGAGACTCACATTAACCAGGCCCTGCGTTGCACTGTTGATGCCATCGAGCCTACGCATGTTATCAGTAATCTCAGTC gaaTAGGACAACATTTCCGTTTTGGCAGTCAAGAAGACGCACACGAGTTCTTGCGCTATACTGTTGATGCTATGCAGGAAGCGTGCTTGAATGGAAGCACCGA attggacagatcttctcaagctaccaccatcattcatcaaatatttggaggatttctaagatcgagag tgaagtgcttgaattgcaaagcagtttcgGATACGTATGAGGCATTTCTTGATATCACTTTGGATATAAAg GCGGTTTCATCTGTTACCAGAGCTCTGGAACTCTTTGTGAAACCTGAAGAGCTGGGTGGAGAGAATTGCTATAAATGTAGCGA gtgtAATAAGATGGTTCCTGCATCCAAGAGATTTACCATACACCGTTCTTCCAAGGTTCTcacaatatcactgaaaagatttgcagatttcacaGGTGGAAAGATCAACAAG GAGGTGAAATATCCGGAGTATTTGGACCTGAGAGCCTACATGTCACAGTCAATGGGAGAACCACTGCTCTATGCCTTATACGCGGTGCTGGTACATCACGGTGTCAGCTGTCACTCAGGACACTATATATGCTATGTAAAG GCTGGTAATGGACTTTGGTATCAGATGAATGATGCTAAAGTAGTCCGTACTGACATTAAGAGAGTTCTTGGTCAGCAAgcttacatacttttttatatcag gcGCTATGATTTGACACTTGGAGAACGTGCGTTTTACTTGCCAGCACCATCTTATCCCTGTTCATTCCCTCCTGGTCAGCAGGGGGCTAATAGTAAGCAGGCTGGATTTATGGGACCACGACTTCTTCCTCATATGATTAAG aattcaagccgtttaaatggaaatggatccATAAAAGAGGACGCAAAGACCACTGGTGTCACCCTAAAAAGGCCATCTTCAGCACCACCGATGGcctgtgttcaaaaccagacaattaccaggccttcaattactgatccgtcaagaaaacagaagatcaccACCAGTATTCACAATAAATTGCCTGCTCGTCGGACTGTGTCACAGCCTGACTGTCTTAGCAGTGCTGCGGAGGACGAAGATCTCTACCAGGCTGTTCCTTCATCCACAATTACAAATTCg ATGCCTGGAGCTATGCCTTCAGTCAATCGAGAAATCATCACGGAGTccctcacagccagccagctgaacagcttGTCAGAGGAAACGAGGTAA